In Apus apus isolate bApuApu2 chromosome 25, bApuApu2.pri.cur, whole genome shotgun sequence, the following proteins share a genomic window:
- the MED24 gene encoding mediator of RNA polymerase II transcription subunit 24 produces MKVVNLKQAILQAWKERWSDYQWAINMKRFFPRGATWDILNLAEALLEQAMIGPSPNPLILSYLKYSISSQMVSYSTVLMAISKFDDFSRDLCVQSLLEIMDMFCDRLSCHGKAEECIGLCRALMSALTWLLRCAAFYAERLKEPLEPAAAENQLRMCLERLEKMLSSTKNRALIHIGKLEETSSWSTVEQSLVRLGENLNSLSNSPLRSQADNCISLIKSIPTMLSVHSEQLNKTGFPTVHAVVLLEGTMNLTGETQPLVEQLMMVKRMQHIPSPLFVLEIWKACFVGLIESPEGTEELKWTAFTFLKIPQVLVKLKKYPQGDRDFTEDVNCAFEFLLKLTPLLDKVDQRCNCNCMSQLLQECNKHGLLSEANMTNLIDKRKADREHAPHLKSEENANIQPNPGLILRAEPTVTNILKTMDADHSKSPEGLLGVLGHMLSGKSLDLLLAAAAATGKLKSFARKFIKLNEFTKQITGEGSKGAPVRALLFDISFLMLCHVAQTYGSEVILSESSPPGEVPFFETWMLTCMPEEGKILNPDHPCFRPDSTKVESLVALLNNSSEMKLVQMKWHEACLSISAAILEILNAWENGVLTFESIQKITDNIKGKVCSMAVCAVAWLVAHVRMLGLDEREKSLQMIRQLATPLYGENTLQFYNERVVIMSSILEHMCADVLQQTATQIKFPSTGMDTIPYWNLLPPKKPIKEVLTTVFTKVLEKGWVDSRSIHIFDTLLHMGGVYWFCNNLVKELLKETRKEHTLRAVELLYAIFCLDMQQLTLTLLGHILPNLLTDSSKWHTLMDPPGKALAKLSVWCALSSYSSHNKVQVSTRQKKRHREDIEDYISLFPLDDTQPSKLMRLLSSNEEDANSLSSPNRSMSSSLSASQLHTISMKDPLNRVLANLFLLISSILGAKTAGTHTQFVQWFMEECVDCLEQGSRGSILQFMPFTMVSELVKVSTMSSPKIVLAITDLSLPLGRRVAAKAIAAL; encoded by the exons AGGCTCTCCTCGAGCAGGCCATGATCGGGCCCTCACCAAACCCACTCATCTTGTCTTACCTGAAGTACTCCATCAGCTCCCAG atgGTGTCTTATTCCACGGTCCTGATGGCCATCAGCAAG TTCGATGACTTCTCCCGGGATCTGTGTGTCCAGTCGCTGCTGGAGATCATGGACATGTTTTGTGACCGTCTCAG ctgccacGGCAAAGCAGAGGAGTGCATCGGGCTGTGCCGGGCGCTGATGAGTGCCCTCACCTGGCTCCTGCGCTGCGCTGCCTTCTACGCCGAGAGGCTGAAGGAGCCGCTGGAGCCGGCGGCAGCAGAGAACCAGCTGCGGATGTgtctggagaggctggagaagatGCTGAGCAGCACCAAGAACCGCGCCCTGATCCACATCGGGAAGCTGGAGGAGACAT cctcctggAGCACCGTGGAGCAGTCCCTCGTCAGGCTGGGGGAGAACCTGAACAGCCTCAGCAACTCCCCACTCCGAAGCCAAGCTGACAACTGCATCTCCCTAATCAAGAG CATCCCCACCATGCTCTCAGTGCACTCTGAGCAGCTGAACAAGACTGGCTTCCCCACCGTGCatgctgtggtgctgctggaggggaccATGAACCTCACAGGAGAGACCCAGCCACTGGTGGAGCAGCTGATGATGGTGAAGAGGATGCAG CACATCCCCTCCCCGCTCTTTGTGCTGGAGATCTGGAAGGCCTGTTTTGTGGGCCTCATCGAGTCCCCAGAGGGCACGGAGGAGCTGAAGTGGACAGCCTTCACCTTCCTGAAG ATCCCCCAGGTCCTGGTTAAGCTCAAGAAGTATCCCCAGGGGGACAGG GATTTCACTGAGGATGTGAACTGTGCCTTTGAGTTCCTGCTGAAGCTGACTCCTCTGCTCGACAAAGTGGATCAGCGGTGCAA ctgcaactGCATGAGTCAGCTCCTGCAGGAGTGCAACAAGCACGGGCTGCTTTCTGAGGCCAACATGACCAACCTGATTGACAAACG GAAGGCAGACAGGGAACACGCTCCGCACTTGAAGTCAGAAGAGAACGCCAACATCCAGCCAAACCCGGGGCTCATCCTGCGGGCCGAGCCCACTGTCACCAACATCCTGAAG ACCATGGATGCGGATCACTCCAAGTCCCCTGAGGGTTTGCTGGGGGTCTTGGGTCACATGCTGTCTGGGAAGAgcctggacctgctgctggcagcgGCGGCAGCGACGGGCAAACTGAAATCCTTTGCTCGGAAGTTCATCAA GCTGAATGAATTCACGAAGCAGATCACCGGGGAAGGct CCAAAGGAGCCCCCGTTCGGGCCCTGCTCTTCGACATCTCGTTCCTCATGCTGTGCCATGTGGCCCAGACCTATGGCTCAGAG GTGATCCTGTCGGAGTCGAGCCCGCCGGGTGAGGTGCCCTTCTTTGAGACCTGGATGCTGACCTGCATGCCTGAGGAGGGCAAGATCCTCAACCCCGACCACCCCTGCTTCCGCCCCGACTCCACCAAGGTGGAGTCCCTGGTCGCCCTCCTCAACAACTCCTCCGAGATGAAGCTGGT GCAGATGAAGTGGCATGAGGCATGTCTGAGCATCTCGGCTGCCATCCTGGAGATTCTCAATGCCTGGGAGAATGGTGTCCTCACCTTTGAGTCTATCCAG AAAATCACAGACAACATCAAGGGGAAGGTGTGCAGCATGGCAGTGTGTGCCGTGGCCTggctggtggctcatgtccgCATGCTGGGCTTGGATGAGCGGGAGAAGTCCCTGCAGATGATCCGGCAGCTGGCGACCCCCCTGTACGGAGAGAACACCCTGCAGTTCTACAACGAGCG CGTGGTGATCATGAGCTCCATCCTGGAGCACATGTGTGCGGATGTCCTGCAGCAGACGGCCACACAGATCAAGTTCCCCTCCACGGGCATGGACACCATCCCCTACTGGAACCTGCTGCCCCCCAAGAAGCCCATCAAGGAGGTGCTGACGACTGTGTTCAccaaggtgctggagaagggtTGGGTGGACAGTCGCTCCATCCACATCTTCGACACCCTGCTACACATGGGGGGTGTCTACTGGTTCTGCAACAACTTGGTCAAG gagctgctgaaggagaccCGGAAGGAGCACACGCTGCgggctgtggagctgctctaTGCCATCTTCTGCCTGGACATGCAGCAGCTGACGCTGACCCTGCTGGGCCACATCCTGCCCAACCTGCTGACAGACTCCTCCAAGTGGCACACGCTCATGGACCCACCGGGAAAGGCCCTGGCCAA gCTCTCCGTCTGGTGTGCCCTGAGCTCCTACTCCTCCCACAACAAGGTCCAGGTGTCCACCCGGCAGAAGAAGAGGCACCGAGAGGATATTGAG GATTACATCAGCCTGTTCCCTCTGGATGACACGCAGCCCTCCAAGCTCATGCGCCTGCTGAGCTCCAACGAGGAGGATGCCAACAGCCTCTCCAGCCCCA ATCGCTCCATGAGCAgctctctctctgcctcccagcTGCACACCATCAGCATGAAGGACCCGCTCAACAGGGTGCTGG CAAACCTCTTCCTGCTCATCTCCTCCATCCTGGGAGCCAAGACGGCTGGAACCCACACCCAGTTTGTCCAGTGGTTCATGGAGGAGTGTGTGGactgcctggagcagggcagccgCGGCAGCATCCTGCAGTTCATGCCCTTCACCATG GTTTCAGAGCTGGTGAAAGTGTCCACCATGTCCAGTCCCAAAATTGTGCTGGCCATCACGGATCTCAGCCTGCCCCTGGGACGCCGCGTCGCTGCCAAGGCCATCGCTGCCCTGTGA
- the CSF3 gene encoding granulocyte colony-stimulating factor, whose translation MCTLTRGLALLLGALLWQALDGAPLAELSGDQDFQLFLHKNLEFTRKIKGDVAVLQQAVCDTFQLCKEEELLLVQQDLGITRAPLEQCHSRTFQADACFSQIRAGLRAYRGSLAAVLELLPGQAGLVETLQLDTANLSSNIQQQMEDLGLATVTYPAEDRGPLPAFSSDFHHQVGGFFILANFQRFLETAYRALRHLAHL comes from the exons ATGTGCACCCTCACCC GTGGGCTGGCGCTGCTGCTGGGTGCGCTGCTGTGGCAGGCGCTGGACGGGGCCCCGCTGGCCGAGCTCTCAGGGGACCAAgatttccagctcttcctgcacAAGAACCTCGAGTTCACCCGCAAGATCAAGGGGGAcgtggctgtgctgcagcaggcagtg TGTGACACCTTCCAGCTGTGCaaggaggaagagctgctgctggtgcagcaggacctgggcaTCACGCGGGCACCTCTGGAGCAATGTCACAGCCGCACCTTCCAGGCG GACGCCTGCTTCAGTCAGATCCGCGCTGGGCTCCGCGCCTACCGGGGCTCCCTGGCCGCcgtcctggagctgctgcccggGCAGGCCGGGCTGGTGGAGACCCTGCAGCTGGACACTGCCAACCTCTCCTCCAACAtccagcagcag ATGGAGGACCTGGGCCTGGCCACGGTGACCTACCCCGCCGAGGACCGGGGTCCCCTCCCCGCCTTCTCCTCCGACTTCCACCACCAGGTCGGCGGCTTCTTCATCCTGGCCAACTTCCAGCGGTTCCTGGAGACAGCGTACCGGGCGCTGCGGCACCTCGCCCACCTCTga